CAAGTAATAAATATTCCAGAAAATTCACAAGCAGCTGTTGTTATCAAAGCAATGATGGAACGTAAGAAATATGTCCAAAAATTGGTGAGAGAAGGAAAGTTTGATGAATTGAAATTAAATGGAATTAAGCTCGGCAAAGCCTTATAGTATAGAAGTAGATTCTATCAATTACGACGCGCTCTGTAAACACTTCGACTTATATATCCAGTCTTTACAATCCTTTGGCATAAATACTCCACAGGAGTATTCGATTTAAAAAGTATGGTGCTAAAAGGGGGGGCATGAAAAGTAAGTATAACAGATCATGCATCGATTATTTAAGTTTTGTTAACATTCTCAATGCTACTGCGGCCGTTTGAGTACATTCGTGGCGTGCCAGATTCTGGTTTTTATTATTTGCCTCACGCAATAATTCACCAGCTTCTTCTGCAACAATTGCAGCTTGATGTACTAAACAATCAGGGAATTGTGGATGCTTTTGTAGAGCATAACTGTAGTGTCTTAATACATGTTCTAATACACCAACTAGTTCCGTAGGTACTTCAATAGTAGTTTTCATATGCTCTGATTTTAGAAAGAAAATTAAGACATAAAAAGTGCCAAGTTTTTCATTTAGTGTTATTTATGGTTATGTTTTTTTCGAAATATTAATCTATTCTTTTTTGCTTTTAATTGATTCAAATACACCGTACACAACATTGCAAAAAATGATATTGCAATACCCGCAATCCATGTTTGATAAGAATAATTACGGTAAATTGTATGGTAAGCTAGATGGGACTGTTGAGGGAGATCATACCATCTTTACGGGTATTATTTATTCTAATAATATTCAATATTTAGATCAGTTACATGATGCATTTAACAGGACAATTGATGACTTTACTAAAGTGTAGATTCTTATTATAATAAAAGGACACATAAGGGACACATTTTTAATAAAAAAATGGAAAGTTTAAATAAAAAAACTACTTTTGCACCTCCAAAAAAGCGGTTGGATGCGGACGAAAACAAAGGAGCAGTTTCCCCTTCTTTCGCACAGGTATTTAAGCCGCCGCTTAGACGCAGGATTTTTAATTTAAACTAACAGTATTGCTAAATACTTAACCTTAAGGTCAATAAAATAATTCTTTTTTAAGATGAATATCACCCAAGAAAAAATCAACGACTTAAGCTCAATAGTTACTATCAACATTAAGCCTGAAGACTATAAAGCTAAAGTAGAAAAAGCTATTAAAGAGCATGGTAAAAAAGTACAAATGCCAGGATTCCGTCCGGGTATGGTACCTGCCGCTCATATTAAAAAGCTTTACGGTAAAAGCATTTTGGTTGATGAGATCAATAATTTGCTTTCTGATTCGTTGAACAATTATATTGCTGACAACAAATTGGAGGTTTTGGGTCAGCCACTTCCAAAGGTTGATCAGGATGCGAAATACAACTGGGATTTTGAAGATTCGTTTGTATTTAGCTATGAATTAGGTTTGGCTCCTGAATTTAAAGCTGAATTTTCTTCAAAAGATAAATTTACCAAATACAAAATTACTGCAGACGAAGAAACAATTAAAAGTCGTACCGAAAGCTTACAACGTGCTTATGGTAAAATGACTAATCCTGAAGTTTCTTCTGATAACGACAGTTTATATGGTGAGTTTGTGCAGTTGGCTGAAGATGGTTCTGTTTTAGAAGGTGGTATTGACAATAATGCATCTTTACGTATCGAACTAGTTGAAGATGCTAAAATTAAAAAGTCATTAGTAGGTTTGAAAAAGGATGATGTAGTAAGTTTTGATATACAGAAAGCTTACAAAAACAATGCACACCTGATTCATAACTTGTTAAATATTAGTGAGGAAGAAGCTACAGAGTTAAAAGGTAACTTCCAGTTCACGGTTAAAAACGTAAACCGCTTAGAGCCTGCTGAATTAAATGAGGAATTCTTTAATAAAGTATTCCCTGATGGTAGCGTAACGAATGAAGATGGCTTTAACGCTTATGTTTTAGAAGAGATCGAAAAACAAATGGAAACAAATGCTGATCGTAAGTTTTCAAATGATATTTACGAATATGCATTAGCTAATATCAAATTTGAACTTCCTTCTGATTTCTTAAAACGTTGGTTAAAAGCTACCAATGAGAAGTTATCTGATGCGGAATTGGAGAAAGATTATGATTCATTTGAGAAAAACCTTAAATGGTCGTTAATTGAAAATAAAGTTCTTCAAGCTAATAACATTGAAATTAAACCTGAAGAAGTTGTTGCTCTTGCTAAAGGACGTATTGCTACTCAATTTGCAATGTACAGTCCAACTCCAATTGACGATGCTCAGTTGAACGAGTATGCTCATAACTTCCTTTCAGATCGCGAACGTGCTACTCAAATGTACAATGAGGTTCGCAGTAACAAAGTTTTCGAATTCTTGAAAAACACAGTTTCAGCTGAAGAGAAATCAATTGACTACAAATCATTCTTAGAATTGAAATAATTCTGCCGAGTTAGTCATATTGTCATAATATAGGGAAATCTGTCATGTAAATGGCAGATTTCTTTTTTATTTATAAGTTATTGATAAATAGGGTTTTGTTGGTCTATGGGGCTTGTGCTTAACTGTTTACCCCTTACTTTACAGTATCAATCATCATTTATGTATGATATTTGATTATATTCGTTTCAACAAGAAATAAGAATGAAATAACGACAATAGCTAATCAGATGCTGTTAAAATCTTAGTAAGCTGTTGATTGTTAGTATCATGATATCATTAAAAAAATCTAATTTTATATTTCATGAAAGACAGAATCGATAAAAACGAATTTCGTAAATATGCTGTAAAGCACCATCGTATTAATAGTTTAGCTGTTGACGGTTTTATTTCACGTGTTGAAAATCGTAAGCTGCCAACTAACATTACGCCTTATATTATTGAAGAACGCCCTATGAATGTAGCTTCAATGGACGTTTTTTCACGTTTGATGATGGATCGTATTATCTTTTTAGGTGATCCGATTTATGATGTTACAGCAAATATTGTTCAGGCTCAGTTGTTATTTTTGCAGTCAGTAGATGCAAAGCGTGATATTCAATTATATCTGAACAGTCCGGGCGGTTCTGTTTATGCAGGTTTAGGAATTTACGATACTATGCAATTTGTAGAGCCGGATGTTGCAACAATTTGTACCGGTATGGCAGCATCAATGGGAGCCGTACTTTTATGTGCCGGAGCCGCAGGTAAACGTGCTGGCTTAGCGCACTCTCGTGTAATGATCCACCAACCAATGGGTGGGGCAGAAGGTCAGGCATCAGATATCGAAATTACAGCTCGTGAAATTGGTAAATTGAAGAAAGAGTTGTACGAAATCATTGCTCGACACAGTGGACAAACTTATGATAAGGTTTGGGAATCTTCTGACCGTGATTTTTGGATGATTGCACAAGAAGCCAAAGAATTTGGTATGATTGATGAAGTATTGACTTCAACCAAGGATATTAAATAATAAAGTATGATTTTAGGGAGGCAATTAATAGAATTGTCTCCCTGAAATCTAATATCAGATAATGAGTAAAAATCAAAAAGACGTTAGGTGTTCTTTCTGTGGTTCGTCAAAGCAAGATGTTGCTTTAATGATTGCAGGAATTGATGGGCATATCTGTGATCGTTGCCTTGAGCAAGGTTATCAGATTTTGAACGAAGAAACCGTTCAAAACAAAGCAAAAAAAGCGCAGCTTGAATTAAATCTTGTTAAACCGATTGAGATAAAGAAGCATCTTGATCAATATGTAATCGGACAGGATGATGCTAAGCGTGTGCTTGCTGTTGCTGTTTACAACCATTATAAGCGTTTAAACCAAAAGGTGGATAAGGATGAAGTTGAGATTGAAAAATCAAATAT
Above is a window of Solitalea lacus DNA encoding:
- the clpP gene encoding ATP-dependent Clp endopeptidase proteolytic subunit ClpP, with protein sequence MKDRIDKNEFRKYAVKHHRINSLAVDGFISRVENRKLPTNITPYIIEERPMNVASMDVFSRLMMDRIIFLGDPIYDVTANIVQAQLLFLQSVDAKRDIQLYLNSPGGSVYAGLGIYDTMQFVEPDVATICTGMAASMGAVLLCAGAAGKRAGLAHSRVMIHQPMGGAEGQASDIEITAREIGKLKKELYEIIARHSGQTYDKVWESSDRDFWMIAQEAKEFGMIDEVLTSTKDIK
- the tig gene encoding trigger factor, translating into MNITQEKINDLSSIVTINIKPEDYKAKVEKAIKEHGKKVQMPGFRPGMVPAAHIKKLYGKSILVDEINNLLSDSLNNYIADNKLEVLGQPLPKVDQDAKYNWDFEDSFVFSYELGLAPEFKAEFSSKDKFTKYKITADEETIKSRTESLQRAYGKMTNPEVSSDNDSLYGEFVQLAEDGSVLEGGIDNNASLRIELVEDAKIKKSLVGLKKDDVVSFDIQKAYKNNAHLIHNLLNISEEEATELKGNFQFTVKNVNRLEPAELNEEFFNKVFPDGSVTNEDGFNAYVLEEIEKQMETNADRKFSNDIYEYALANIKFELPSDFLKRWLKATNEKLSDAELEKDYDSFEKNLKWSLIENKVLQANNIEIKPEEVVALAKGRIATQFAMYSPTPIDDAQLNEYAHNFLSDRERATQMYNEVRSNKVFEFLKNTVSAEEKSIDYKSFLELK